A single genomic interval of Ovis aries strain OAR_USU_Benz2616 breed Rambouillet chromosome 9, ARS-UI_Ramb_v3.0, whole genome shotgun sequence harbors:
- the MAPK15 gene encoding mitogen-activated protein kinase 15 isoform X3 — MCTAEVDRHVAQRYLLKRRLGKGAYGIVWKAVDRRTGEVVAIKKIFDAFKDKTDAQRTFREIMLLQEFGDHPNIVRLLDVIPAENNRDIYLVFESMDTDLNAVICKGTLLKDIHKRYIFYQLLRATKFIHSGRVIHRDQKPSNVLLNASCLVKLCDFGLARPLSGLPEGPEGRALTEYVATRWYRAPEMLLSSSWYTPGVDMWSLGCILGEMLRGRPLFPGTSTLHQLELILEAILPPSKEDLLALSSGCNISVLQHLGSRPRQTLDALLPPDTPPDALDLLSRLLVFAPHKRLSAAQALQHPYVQRFHCPAREWTLGGDVRLPVQEGAQLSAAEYRRRLHQMILERRGHGRFPKETGLGGGSPTPEPEAQLPSDSPALNPGRRPRNNPGHGPVHDAPGRAEDPPKQNSAPLHQPPPPGGSGRGARPGGATSSSWVKPRVREAAPSLISQAAAQVAVRALIRSDRKPGRGANAPGAPRVPPRPPGAARPGRRMFGASAAQGTQGAARAALGGYSQAYGTVCLSALGCLPLLPGPRA, encoded by the exons ATGTGCACCGCAGAGGTGGACCGTCACGTCGCCCAGCGATACCTGCTCAAGCGGCGGCTCGGAAAGGGG GCCTATGGCATTGTGTGGAAGGCAGTGGATCGGAGGACTGGCGAGGTCGTGGCCATCAAGAAAATCTTTGATGCTTTCAAGGATAAGACAGATGCCCAG CGGACGTTCCGGGAAATCATGCTTCTCCAG GAATTTGGGGACCATCCCAACATCGTCCGCCTCCTGGATGTGATCCCGGCAGAGAACAACAGGGACATTTACCTGGTGTTTGAGTCTATGG ACACCGACCTGAATGCCGTCATCTGCAAAGGCACGCTGCTGAAGGACATCCACAAGCGCTACATCTTCTACCAGCTGCTGCGGGCCACCAAGTTCATTCACTCAGGGCGGGTCATCCACCGGGACCAGAAG CCATCCAATGTTCTCCTGAACGCCAGCTGTTTGGTGaagctctgtgactttggccTGGCTCGCCCCCTCAGCGGCCTCCCTGAGGGGCCCGAGGGCCGTGCCCTGACGGAGTATGTGGCCACGAGATGGTACCGGGCTCCAGAGATGTTGCTGTCTTCCAGCTG GTACACCCCCGGGGTGGACATGTGGAGTCTGGGCTGCATTCTGGGGGAGATGCTGCGGGGGCGGCCCTTGTTCCCTGGCACGTCCACCCTCCACCAGCTGGAGCTCATCCTGGAGGCCATCCTGCCACCATCCAAGGAGG ACCTCCTGGCGCTCAGCTCTGGTTGCAACATCTCAGTTCTGCAGCACCTGGGGTCCCG GCCCAGGCAGACACTAGATGCCCTCCTGCCCCCCGACACTCCTCCAGATGCCCTGGACCTCCTCTCGAGACTCCTGGTGTTTGCCCCCCACAAGCGGCTCAGCGCAGCCCAGGCCCTGCAACACCCCTACGTGCAGAG GTTCCACTGCCCGGCCCGTGAGTGGACACTGGGCGGGGACGTGCGGCTCCCGGTGCAGGAAGGAGCCCAGCTCTCAGCCGCCGAGTATCGCCGCCGCCTCCATCAG ATGATCTTGGAGCGCAGGGGCCACGGCCGCTTCCCGAAGGAGACGGGTCTGGGGGGCGGCTCCCCGACCCCCGAGCCAGAGGCCCAGCTGCCCTCGGACTCGCCCGCGTTGAACCCCGGACGCCGGCCTCGGAATAACCCCGGCCACGGCCCCGTGCACG ACGCCCCCGGCAGAGCCGAGGACCCTCCCAAGCAGAACTCAGCCCCCCTGCACCAGCCTCCGCCCCCAGGAGGTTCTGGGAGAGGGGCGAGGCCCGGCGGGGCGACGTCATCCTCGTGG GTGAAGCCCAGGGTGAGGGAGGCCGCGCCCTCCTTGATCTCGCAGGCCGCCGCCCAGGTGGCCGTCCGGGCCCTGATCCGGAGTGACCGGAAGCCAGGCCGCGGTGCGAACGCGCCCGGCGCGCCACGG GTTCCTCCTAGACCTCCCGGAGCTGCCCGGCCCGGTCGGAGGATGTTCGGGGCCTCGGCTGCGCAGGGGACCCAGGGGGCCGCGCGGGCCGCGCTGGGGGGCTACTCCCAAGCCTATGGGACCGTCTGCCTCTCGGCGCTGGgctgcctgcccctcctcccaggaCCTCGCGCCTGA
- the MAPK15 gene encoding mitogen-activated protein kinase 15 isoform X1, producing the protein MCTAEVDRHVAQRYLLKRRLGKGAYGIVWKAVDRRTGEVVAIKKIFDAFKDKTDAQSTAPCKPRVQQRTFREIMLLQEFGDHPNIVRLLDVIPAENNRDIYLVFESMDTDLNAVICKGTLLKDIHKRYIFYQLLRATKFIHSGRVIHRDQKPSNVLLNASCLVKLCDFGLARPLSGLPEGPEGRALTEYVATRWYRAPEMLLSSSWYTPGVDMWSLGCILGEMLRGRPLFPGTSTLHQLELILEAILPPSKEDLLALSSGCNISVLQHLGSRPRQTLDALLPPDTPPDALDLLSRLLVFAPHKRLSAAQALQHPYVQRFHCPAREWTLGGDVRLPVQEGAQLSAAEYRRRLHQMILERRGHGRFPKETGLGGGSPTPEPEAQLPSDSPALNPGRRPRNNPGHGPVHDAPGRAEDPPKQNSAPLHQPPPPGGSGRGARPGGATSSSWVKPRVREAAPSLISQAAAQVAVRALIRSDRKPGRGANAPGAPRVPPRPPGAARPGRRMFGASAAQGTQGAARAALGGYSQAYGTVCLSALGCLPLLPGPRA; encoded by the exons ATGTGCACCGCAGAGGTGGACCGTCACGTCGCCCAGCGATACCTGCTCAAGCGGCGGCTCGGAAAGGGG GCCTATGGCATTGTGTGGAAGGCAGTGGATCGGAGGACTGGCGAGGTCGTGGCCATCAAGAAAATCTTTGATGCTTTCAAGGATAAGACAGATGCCCAG AGCACCGCCCCCTGCAAACCCAGGGTCCAGCAG CGGACGTTCCGGGAAATCATGCTTCTCCAG GAATTTGGGGACCATCCCAACATCGTCCGCCTCCTGGATGTGATCCCGGCAGAGAACAACAGGGACATTTACCTGGTGTTTGAGTCTATGG ACACCGACCTGAATGCCGTCATCTGCAAAGGCACGCTGCTGAAGGACATCCACAAGCGCTACATCTTCTACCAGCTGCTGCGGGCCACCAAGTTCATTCACTCAGGGCGGGTCATCCACCGGGACCAGAAG CCATCCAATGTTCTCCTGAACGCCAGCTGTTTGGTGaagctctgtgactttggccTGGCTCGCCCCCTCAGCGGCCTCCCTGAGGGGCCCGAGGGCCGTGCCCTGACGGAGTATGTGGCCACGAGATGGTACCGGGCTCCAGAGATGTTGCTGTCTTCCAGCTG GTACACCCCCGGGGTGGACATGTGGAGTCTGGGCTGCATTCTGGGGGAGATGCTGCGGGGGCGGCCCTTGTTCCCTGGCACGTCCACCCTCCACCAGCTGGAGCTCATCCTGGAGGCCATCCTGCCACCATCCAAGGAGG ACCTCCTGGCGCTCAGCTCTGGTTGCAACATCTCAGTTCTGCAGCACCTGGGGTCCCG GCCCAGGCAGACACTAGATGCCCTCCTGCCCCCCGACACTCCTCCAGATGCCCTGGACCTCCTCTCGAGACTCCTGGTGTTTGCCCCCCACAAGCGGCTCAGCGCAGCCCAGGCCCTGCAACACCCCTACGTGCAGAG GTTCCACTGCCCGGCCCGTGAGTGGACACTGGGCGGGGACGTGCGGCTCCCGGTGCAGGAAGGAGCCCAGCTCTCAGCCGCCGAGTATCGCCGCCGCCTCCATCAG ATGATCTTGGAGCGCAGGGGCCACGGCCGCTTCCCGAAGGAGACGGGTCTGGGGGGCGGCTCCCCGACCCCCGAGCCAGAGGCCCAGCTGCCCTCGGACTCGCCCGCGTTGAACCCCGGACGCCGGCCTCGGAATAACCCCGGCCACGGCCCCGTGCACG ACGCCCCCGGCAGAGCCGAGGACCCTCCCAAGCAGAACTCAGCCCCCCTGCACCAGCCTCCGCCCCCAGGAGGTTCTGGGAGAGGGGCGAGGCCCGGCGGGGCGACGTCATCCTCGTGG GTGAAGCCCAGGGTGAGGGAGGCCGCGCCCTCCTTGATCTCGCAGGCCGCCGCCCAGGTGGCCGTCCGGGCCCTGATCCGGAGTGACCGGAAGCCAGGCCGCGGTGCGAACGCGCCCGGCGCGCCACGG GTTCCTCCTAGACCTCCCGGAGCTGCCCGGCCCGGTCGGAGGATGTTCGGGGCCTCGGCTGCGCAGGGGACCCAGGGGGCCGCGCGGGCCGCGCTGGGGGGCTACTCCCAAGCCTATGGGACCGTCTGCCTCTCGGCGCTGGgctgcctgcccctcctcccaggaCCTCGCGCCTGA
- the MAPK15 gene encoding mitogen-activated protein kinase 15 isoform X2, with product MCTAEVDRHVAQRYLLKRRLGKGAYGIVWKAVDRRTGEVVAIKKIFDAFKDKTDAQSTAPCKPRVQQRTFREIMLLQEFGDHPNIVRLLDVIPAENNRDIYLVFESMGTLLKDIHKRYIFYQLLRATKFIHSGRVIHRDQKPSNVLLNASCLVKLCDFGLARPLSGLPEGPEGRALTEYVATRWYRAPEMLLSSSWYTPGVDMWSLGCILGEMLRGRPLFPGTSTLHQLELILEAILPPSKEDLLALSSGCNISVLQHLGSRPRQTLDALLPPDTPPDALDLLSRLLVFAPHKRLSAAQALQHPYVQRFHCPAREWTLGGDVRLPVQEGAQLSAAEYRRRLHQMILERRGHGRFPKETGLGGGSPTPEPEAQLPSDSPALNPGRRPRNNPGHGPVHDAPGRAEDPPKQNSAPLHQPPPPGGSGRGARPGGATSSSWVKPRVREAAPSLISQAAAQVAVRALIRSDRKPGRGANAPGAPRVPPRPPGAARPGRRMFGASAAQGTQGAARAALGGYSQAYGTVCLSALGCLPLLPGPRA from the exons ATGTGCACCGCAGAGGTGGACCGTCACGTCGCCCAGCGATACCTGCTCAAGCGGCGGCTCGGAAAGGGG GCCTATGGCATTGTGTGGAAGGCAGTGGATCGGAGGACTGGCGAGGTCGTGGCCATCAAGAAAATCTTTGATGCTTTCAAGGATAAGACAGATGCCCAG AGCACCGCCCCCTGCAAACCCAGGGTCCAGCAG CGGACGTTCCGGGAAATCATGCTTCTCCAG GAATTTGGGGACCATCCCAACATCGTCCGCCTCCTGGATGTGATCCCGGCAGAGAACAACAGGGACATTTACCTGGTGTTTGAGTCTATGG GCACGCTGCTGAAGGACATCCACAAGCGCTACATCTTCTACCAGCTGCTGCGGGCCACCAAGTTCATTCACTCAGGGCGGGTCATCCACCGGGACCAGAAG CCATCCAATGTTCTCCTGAACGCCAGCTGTTTGGTGaagctctgtgactttggccTGGCTCGCCCCCTCAGCGGCCTCCCTGAGGGGCCCGAGGGCCGTGCCCTGACGGAGTATGTGGCCACGAGATGGTACCGGGCTCCAGAGATGTTGCTGTCTTCCAGCTG GTACACCCCCGGGGTGGACATGTGGAGTCTGGGCTGCATTCTGGGGGAGATGCTGCGGGGGCGGCCCTTGTTCCCTGGCACGTCCACCCTCCACCAGCTGGAGCTCATCCTGGAGGCCATCCTGCCACCATCCAAGGAGG ACCTCCTGGCGCTCAGCTCTGGTTGCAACATCTCAGTTCTGCAGCACCTGGGGTCCCG GCCCAGGCAGACACTAGATGCCCTCCTGCCCCCCGACACTCCTCCAGATGCCCTGGACCTCCTCTCGAGACTCCTGGTGTTTGCCCCCCACAAGCGGCTCAGCGCAGCCCAGGCCCTGCAACACCCCTACGTGCAGAG GTTCCACTGCCCGGCCCGTGAGTGGACACTGGGCGGGGACGTGCGGCTCCCGGTGCAGGAAGGAGCCCAGCTCTCAGCCGCCGAGTATCGCCGCCGCCTCCATCAG ATGATCTTGGAGCGCAGGGGCCACGGCCGCTTCCCGAAGGAGACGGGTCTGGGGGGCGGCTCCCCGACCCCCGAGCCAGAGGCCCAGCTGCCCTCGGACTCGCCCGCGTTGAACCCCGGACGCCGGCCTCGGAATAACCCCGGCCACGGCCCCGTGCACG ACGCCCCCGGCAGAGCCGAGGACCCTCCCAAGCAGAACTCAGCCCCCCTGCACCAGCCTCCGCCCCCAGGAGGTTCTGGGAGAGGGGCGAGGCCCGGCGGGGCGACGTCATCCTCGTGG GTGAAGCCCAGGGTGAGGGAGGCCGCGCCCTCCTTGATCTCGCAGGCCGCCGCCCAGGTGGCCGTCCGGGCCCTGATCCGGAGTGACCGGAAGCCAGGCCGCGGTGCGAACGCGCCCGGCGCGCCACGG GTTCCTCCTAGACCTCCCGGAGCTGCCCGGCCCGGTCGGAGGATGTTCGGGGCCTCGGCTGCGCAGGGGACCCAGGGGGCCGCGCGGGCCGCGCTGGGGGGCTACTCCCAAGCCTATGGGACCGTCTGCCTCTCGGCGCTGGgctgcctgcccctcctcccaggaCCTCGCGCCTGA
- the MAPK15 gene encoding mitogen-activated protein kinase 15 isoform X4 produces MLLQEFGDHPNIVRLLDVIPAENNRDIYLVFESMDTDLNAVICKGTLLKDIHKRYIFYQLLRATKFIHSGRVIHRDQKPSNVLLNASCLVKLCDFGLARPLSGLPEGPEGRALTEYVATRWYRAPEMLLSSSWYTPGVDMWSLGCILGEMLRGRPLFPGTSTLHQLELILEAILPPSKEDLLALSSGCNISVLQHLGSRPRQTLDALLPPDTPPDALDLLSRLLVFAPHKRLSAAQALQHPYVQRFHCPAREWTLGGDVRLPVQEGAQLSAAEYRRRLHQMILERRGHGRFPKETGLGGGSPTPEPEAQLPSDSPALNPGRRPRNNPGHGPVHDAPGRAEDPPKQNSAPLHQPPPPGGSGRGARPGGATSSSWVKPRVREAAPSLISQAAAQVAVRALIRSDRKPGRGANAPGAPRVPPRPPGAARPGRRMFGASAAQGTQGAARAALGGYSQAYGTVCLSALGCLPLLPGPRA; encoded by the exons ATGCTTCTCCAG GAATTTGGGGACCATCCCAACATCGTCCGCCTCCTGGATGTGATCCCGGCAGAGAACAACAGGGACATTTACCTGGTGTTTGAGTCTATGG ACACCGACCTGAATGCCGTCATCTGCAAAGGCACGCTGCTGAAGGACATCCACAAGCGCTACATCTTCTACCAGCTGCTGCGGGCCACCAAGTTCATTCACTCAGGGCGGGTCATCCACCGGGACCAGAAG CCATCCAATGTTCTCCTGAACGCCAGCTGTTTGGTGaagctctgtgactttggccTGGCTCGCCCCCTCAGCGGCCTCCCTGAGGGGCCCGAGGGCCGTGCCCTGACGGAGTATGTGGCCACGAGATGGTACCGGGCTCCAGAGATGTTGCTGTCTTCCAGCTG GTACACCCCCGGGGTGGACATGTGGAGTCTGGGCTGCATTCTGGGGGAGATGCTGCGGGGGCGGCCCTTGTTCCCTGGCACGTCCACCCTCCACCAGCTGGAGCTCATCCTGGAGGCCATCCTGCCACCATCCAAGGAGG ACCTCCTGGCGCTCAGCTCTGGTTGCAACATCTCAGTTCTGCAGCACCTGGGGTCCCG GCCCAGGCAGACACTAGATGCCCTCCTGCCCCCCGACACTCCTCCAGATGCCCTGGACCTCCTCTCGAGACTCCTGGTGTTTGCCCCCCACAAGCGGCTCAGCGCAGCCCAGGCCCTGCAACACCCCTACGTGCAGAG GTTCCACTGCCCGGCCCGTGAGTGGACACTGGGCGGGGACGTGCGGCTCCCGGTGCAGGAAGGAGCCCAGCTCTCAGCCGCCGAGTATCGCCGCCGCCTCCATCAG ATGATCTTGGAGCGCAGGGGCCACGGCCGCTTCCCGAAGGAGACGGGTCTGGGGGGCGGCTCCCCGACCCCCGAGCCAGAGGCCCAGCTGCCCTCGGACTCGCCCGCGTTGAACCCCGGACGCCGGCCTCGGAATAACCCCGGCCACGGCCCCGTGCACG ACGCCCCCGGCAGAGCCGAGGACCCTCCCAAGCAGAACTCAGCCCCCCTGCACCAGCCTCCGCCCCCAGGAGGTTCTGGGAGAGGGGCGAGGCCCGGCGGGGCGACGTCATCCTCGTGG GTGAAGCCCAGGGTGAGGGAGGCCGCGCCCTCCTTGATCTCGCAGGCCGCCGCCCAGGTGGCCGTCCGGGCCCTGATCCGGAGTGACCGGAAGCCAGGCCGCGGTGCGAACGCGCCCGGCGCGCCACGG GTTCCTCCTAGACCTCCCGGAGCTGCCCGGCCCGGTCGGAGGATGTTCGGGGCCTCGGCTGCGCAGGGGACCCAGGGGGCCGCGCGGGCCGCGCTGGGGGGCTACTCCCAAGCCTATGGGACCGTCTGCCTCTCGGCGCTGGgctgcctgcccctcctcccaggaCCTCGCGCCTGA